Proteins encoded together in one Phalacrocorax aristotelis chromosome 7, bGulAri2.1, whole genome shotgun sequence window:
- the LOC142060444 gene encoding uncharacterized protein LOC142060444 isoform X2, with translation MRHIGAGSLHLQPPFSNTAHRGRARTHTHRDTKTGRAAGGEREGECDPGNLITKQQQLLPVSARGRGCPGGIPPGSSPRSARRGGTTKKKNYKQTNKKKTTPRTTTTHNTTTSPAGCRDSKCGIWKENELKRLPPYSSSSSPRRRCHRLLLKKKKKGKKKKKKRKIQDTHTKQQQQQGERSSSAPRLLPPQLSSSHPSEPPCHRAGGGGEGGRTTTTTTTKTTQRICKSFFFFFSSSFPPPPLGVRALQTFPSRCPAQGGGRGSREEVCVCVRVCVSRGGGGGTRKAIRFAEGQSPGACCEGWTPQSRFLV, from the coding sequence ATGAGGCACATCGGGGCTGGCAGTCTGCATCTTCAACCTCCATTTTCAAACACCGCACACAGAGGCAgggcgcgcacacacacacacagagacacaaaaaccgggagggctgcggggggggaaagggagggggagTGCGACCCAGGCAATCTTAttacaaaacaacaacagcttCTCCCTGTCTCCGCGCGGGGACGGGGCTGCCCTGGCGGGATCCCCCCCGGCTCCTCTCCCCGCTCAGCGAGGAGGGggggaacaacaaaaaaaaaaaattacaaacaaacaaacaaaaaaaaaaccaccccacgGACAACCACCACCCACAACACCACCACAAGTCCGGCTGGCTGCAGAGACTCGAAATGCggaatttggaaggaaaatgaattaaaaaggcTTCCCCCCtactcctcctcttcctctcctcgGCGCCGCTGCCACAGGctccttctcaaaaaaaaaaaaaaaggaaaaaagaaaaaaaaaaaaagaaaaatccaggacacacacacaaagcagcagcagcagcagggcgagcggagcagctcagcaccccgcctcctccccccgcAGCTCTCCTCCTCGCATCCCTCCGAGCCGCCTTGCCATcgcgccgggggcgggggggagggggggaggacgacaacaacaacaacaacaaaaaccacccaGCGAATTtgtaaatccttttttttttttttttcctcctcctttcctcctcctcctctgggtGTGCGCGCGCTGCAAACCTTCCCCTCGCGCTGCCCAGCCcaaggaggggggagggggagccgGGAAGaggtgtgcgtgtgtgtgcgtgtgtgtgtaagCCGGGGTGGCGGCGGGGGGACGAGGAAGGCGATCCGgtttgctgaaggtcaaagccCAGGAGCTTGTTGCGAAGG
- the LOC142060444 gene encoding uncharacterized protein LOC142060444 isoform X1 — MRHIGAGSLHLQPPFSNTAHRGRARTHTHRDTKTGRAAGGEREGECDPGNLITKQQQLLPVSARGRGCPGGIPPGSSPRSARRGGTTKKKNYKQTNKKKTTPRTTTTHNTTTSPAGCRDSKCGIWKENELKRLPPYSSSSSPRRRCHRLLLKKKKKGKKKKKKRKIQDTHTKQQQQQGERSSSAPRLLPPQLSSSHPSEPPCHRAGGGGEGGRTTTTTTTKTTQRICKSFFFFFSSSFPPPPLGVRALQTFPSRCPAQGGGRGSREEVCVCVRVCVSRGGGGGTRKAIRFAEGQSPGACCEGCCCTSGSSAGEQSLRRAALRGAVQAGARGGNAEAWLT; from the exons ATGAGGCACATCGGGGCTGGCAGTCTGCATCTTCAACCTCCATTTTCAAACACCGCACACAGAGGCAgggcgcgcacacacacacacagagacacaaaaaccgggagggctgcggggggggaaagggagggggagTGCGACCCAGGCAATCTTAttacaaaacaacaacagcttCTCCCTGTCTCCGCGCGGGGACGGGGCTGCCCTGGCGGGATCCCCCCCGGCTCCTCTCCCCGCTCAGCGAGGAGGGggggaacaacaaaaaaaaaaaattacaaacaaacaaacaaaaaaaaaaccaccccacgGACAACCACCACCCACAACACCACCACAAGTCCGGCTGGCTGCAGAGACTCGAAATGCggaatttggaaggaaaatgaattaaaaaggcTTCCCCCCtactcctcctcttcctctcctcgGCGCCGCTGCCACAGGctccttctcaaaaaaaaaaaaaaaggaaaaaagaaaaaaaaaaaaagaaaaatccaggacacacacacaaagcagcagcagcagcagggcgagcggagcagctcagcaccccgcctcctccccccgcAGCTCTCCTCCTCGCATCCCTCCGAGCCGCCTTGCCATcgcgccgggggcgggggggagggggggaggacgacaacaacaacaacaacaaaaaccacccaGCGAATTtgtaaatccttttttttttttttttcctcctcctttcctcctcctcctctgggtGTGCGCGCGCTGCAAACCTTCCCCTCGCGCTGCCCAGCCcaaggaggggggagggggagccgGGAAGaggtgtgcgtgtgtgtgcgtgtgtgtgtaagCCGGGGTGGCGGCGGGGGGACGAGGAAGGCGATCCGgtttgctgaaggtcaaagccCAGGAGCTTGTTGCGAAGG TTGCTGTTGCACGTCTGGGTCGAGCGCCGGGGAGCAGAGCCTGAGGCGCGCTGCTCTCAGGGGTGCAGTTCAGGCGGGAGCGAGGGGAGGGAATGCCGAGGCTTGGCTCACCTGA